GTATTATTCCAGTTGAAAGCTtagaacattttttaaaattattgtcTGATTTGTATTTTAGTGTTGCCCCGGTTATGTGCCAGAGATTCGTCGCAAGTTGTCTGGCGAAAAGCGCAGTCTCGTATCAAGGGACTATCATTTACGATGTAATCAACACTCCTTTTAAAAATGACCCTTCATCTTATTaggtaataaaatttttttctccaaatgTACAGGCTAAACCAAAGACGTACATAATGGGAGGAAGAGTACCGGGACCCGAAACACTGTACATGGCAGATGCGTCTCCGTTGAAGAAAATGCGAGGTGCTGTCTTCTTTCGACTTAAACGCGATTTCATGAAGTCCCAGTGTAGCATTGTAGCTACCGATTTTTGCATTAGGCTGGGTGAAGATAAGGTTGAGCACAGCCGTACCTCAACAGTATTTGGTTTTGTATGTGACGGCTTAGCGGTATGCGACGCTATCAGTCATATGGATTGCAAGAAGGAACACGTTGCATTATCCTCAGTAGGGATTGTTGGTTAAATTGAAAAGGCTTAAGTAGTTGTATGCGTTATTCCACCAACTCTAGTTAAGTGAACGATCCGTTGGAATATTGTCCACTAAATAACATTGTTTGTTGTCCCCGTTACTCTTAAGGATTCCTtactttcccccttttttattctttctttcagAGAAACCAGAGAAACGAAGGAAGAGAGCATATTCTGTTACAAAATGAGTGTCGAAAgtaatgaataaattaaagtGCTTTCACTCGATATTATTCCCACAGATAGTTTCTGCTGAGCTGCAATTATGGTATGGAAGGCGGATTGTTCCACTCTAAAGCCCCAGTGGATGGCAACAGGAGCTGTTGAAGAAGGAGACGTGGTGCGTTGGGGTAGTAAAacatgaaaaggaaatttggtACTAGCGTTTCCCACCGTCTATGAATATGGAATAGCTGTGCACGTGTAGAGATGGTGATGAGACAGCAGACGATGGAATGGGTTGATATTCAAAGTCTATTTAGTTATCTTGATTGCTGACTTCAAAAATTTGGCACACCACGTGATCACTTGCTGttcgtagtttttttttttttttttttagtttgctaGGTTATGCAATGCGCCCAAGCTCTTCTCGATTTCCTATATCGCACAGCTCTATTTTATGCTTGTAATAAGATCACCGACACCACATACGTATGTGACAACTTTTTCTAGCATAGTTAATGTCACTTAATAAAAATCACAGCCATAGATATTCGTTTGGTGGTATTTTATAATTGGGATGAAAACTTACACTGCTTCGCACTGCTTGGCAAAAAAACTATAATAATTCTTATGTCCTTTAACAAAATCTGAAAGcgatttagtatttttcgtattttattATCGTTTCGTTTTTGTTATCACAGATGGATTTGTCACTAGTTTCAAGATCCTGTTGGACTTTGCTgcgccaaatttgaaaaagattgGATGCAGTAATGGTCAGCAAAGGCTGCAAAGTTCTATTTTAagtaacagttttttttaatcttaattaaaatgtCTGGATTTAGATAACACTTCCTTAATAAGTACTAATAACATAGGACAAATAGGTCAACCGAAAGAGCTTTCTGCTTGCTCTACATAATATTGACCCCAAGATCCTGCTTTATCCAAAGAGCACGCGCCCTTTGCTCGCTAATATTTGGGTCAGTAAGCGCTCAATTCTCATACTAAAAATCCAATGAAAATACAGTAAATGGATAAAGCAGCTAGTACTTGACAAGTCGATCAACAGAGAAGTGTTAATCGACTTTATTCCAGCTCTAGGGAAGTGAGAAAAGTATTTGCTAGTGATCTCTGATCAGTTTAATTATTAATGTTTAATTAATAAGGTACTTCTACTCTTTTTCATTGCTGTTTCAAAGATCCaagaaatatgaaaataaGAGAGTGTAAGAATAATACAGTAGTATAATAAGTAGAATAAAAGaactagagaaaaaaattcaaaataattttaatgtgTGTTAGAGCCCAGGTCAACTAGCTTGTTGCGCTTTGTTTGCTGACGCAGCGCGATTCGTTTCGTTATAGCAGATTTTTCTTAGCGCCTTCATTTTTAACCATAAAATTAATGCTCATACATTTGTAGACTACAATAGTTAAATCGCAAAACGTTTGACATTTGCGCGAAGGGGCGGGCTACATTACTCTACCTATAAAAGAAACCATCTTCTcggaatttcttattttttattttcaaaattcttaCCCCACCTTATCTActtctgtttttttacgaaaaaaacaaaaggcttTAACCACGTCCCTAGCTTGGCCTCCAGCAGCGATcagattatttctctttagtccaaaacttttccttttggtCAAGGTATAACCTAATTCAAGGTAAGAAAATGATCACCCTTACTCCGTTTTTCACTCCTATTCTTAAAGAAAGATTCACACGCATCAGTATTACCACGACAGGCACAGGTACGTAATAACCAGGCAGCCAGATACTGAAATTTTAACTATAgctttagttgtttcgtgttGTTCAAACTAGAAACTAGAAAGTAAAAATTCGTCGACGTAAGTTTAATCGGATCGCACTGTGCTATGTTATTCCGTTAGAATTCTTGTATGACTTTGCACTGAAACTgtatttttttggaaaaggtAATCGCAGCGACTACGTCAATCGAAAATGAACAACAACATTACATCTTTAACTCACATCGATAAAGAACTTGTCGGAAAATTCCGTCTACTCATTAAAGGTACTGTAATGTGTTTTTGTGACATTGTTTTTACTGACTCACTCTGTTacatttttacagaatctaaCATTAACTTATCGATGAGTGACGAATTGCTGATGTGCTTCATTCACGCTCGGAAGTACGACGTGAATCGTGCTATGAGATTGGTAAAACTGTAAATTCTAAAAGtggataaattttaaaaccttTTAAAAATGCCCTTATAGTTGAACAACTACATCAGAATGACGAAAAATTACCCAGAACTTCTAACTGAGTTGCGACCGGCGCGCGCCAAACAAGTGCTCGATATGGGTCTTGTTCTTGTGTCACCCCAACGAGAGCAAAATGGTCGTCGTGTATTTATAGTTGACCTAAGTATTtgacaaatttattttctttgtgtttTATGAGCTTTCATTTCTGATATTCTTTCAAGGCGATTGGGATCCTCGCGTTTGTTGTTTGGAAGACGTCTTTCATACTgtcgtcttttgttttcaaagaatGGTGTCCGAGATTGAAACTCAGACTAATGGCATTGTTGTAATcctggatttcaaaaattttacacTTCACAAAGTGAAGCAGTTTACTCCGCCGTTGATCAAAACAATGGCTGACACCGTACAGGTATATTTGGAAATTAATTTCTCAATAAATACTTGGACCataaaatatttgactttTCACCTCTAGGACGTGTTTCCTATTCGTTTACAAGGAATTCATATTCTCAATGAACCTCGTATCCTCAAAATCCTAGTTGCCAtgttttggccttttttgtcTAACAAAATCCGCAATCGAgttagttttctctttttaacggCGAATCCCTAAAACTATCCTaactacatttttattttcagttgtTTTTTCATGGCCACAGCTATACAACATTACACAACCAGATTGATCCTGCTTCCTTGCCCAGCAATTACGACGGCTGCCTGAAACCGATGGAAACCATGCATTTTTATAATGTCTTCCCTGAAAAGGACTACTCGAAATTATTCGATTGTTTTAACTAGAGGTAAGGCCGTAAGGGCGCTTAAAAATGTGTGATATTGGATGCTAGTAATatcaaaaaattcttattctaAATCTTCTAATTCTAAATTCTAAATTCTTAGAATTATGTATTTTGTCGTGCCCACTAGTTTAATACTCGTATCTTTATGTCATGCGTCTGTGCCGCTTGTTTTCACGCTAGTGTTTTTATgatgattatttttaattgtttgtgtaaaatttgtaaaaaaaattacagtggGCTACGATGTATACATCAggtgattttttcttcattaaacTTTATTCGAATGCAAATAAGCGAATAATTTTAACAGGCATAGTGTAAAAGTAACGTAAGCTCAAACaactgataattttttttttcaagctcgATGGATCAGGCTCGTCGGTGATCATCTAAATTATTACATAGATATATTGTGCGGAAAATTCGATTCCGGCTAACACGCGAATCAAGAGGCGGTCCAATTGCGTATGTATAATATTATTCGTTTCCCTTGTAGTATTAGCTTCCTCGTAGTACCCGTGATTTATTGTGTCGATTAAGAGAGCTCTGTATAGTTACATCAGGGGGTTAGGGCTAATTAATAAGAGAGAAGATCAGATGAGTCCGTATTCTGTGAAGAGTTTGCGTGTTTTGCTGTTTTTGCATGCGTCTGTTATCAAACTATAATCACTGGTTGTGCCAGTAGTGATATTCCTTTccctgattctgagcagtcATTGAATATGTTATTGCATCATATCGTATCGTGTTTGTCGATAACAAAATAATT
This sequence is a window from Daphnia pulicaria isolate SC F1-1A chromosome 7, SC_F0-13Bv2, whole genome shotgun sequence. Protein-coding genes within it:
- the LOC124349938 gene encoding alpha-tocopherol transfer protein-like — encoded protein: MNNNITSLTHIDKELVGKFRLLIKESNINLSMSDELLMCFIHARKYDVNRAMRLLNNYIRMTKNYPELLTELRPARAKQVLDMGLVLVSPQREQNGRRVFIVDLSDWDPRVCCLEDVFHTVVFCFQRMVSEIETQTNGIVVILDFKNFTLHKVKQFTPPLIKTMADTVQDVFPIRLQGIHILNEPRILKILVAMFWPFLSNKIRNRLFFHGHSYTTLHNQIDPASLPSNYDGCLKPMETMHFYNVFPEKDYSKLFDCFN